The following coding sequences lie in one Apium graveolens cultivar Ventura chromosome 1, ASM990537v1, whole genome shotgun sequence genomic window:
- the LOC141672915 gene encoding F-box/kelch-repeat protein SKIP11-like codes for MLEERSCLVSRRFTRNCDRETSWACMNYRIEKIEIQQGKRLLESDGDEEVGARKLPKQLAACEDLDLAPTSEEIAVIPTDQSGNQRHAGDHSDSSSLIHAIGRDNSISALIRSSRSDYGSLASLNRSFRELIRSGELYRLRRQNGVIEHWVYFSCQLLGWEAFDPTSRRWMRLPTMTSDECFMFSDKESLAVGTELLVFGKIFSSLFIFRYSVLTNTWSSGMNMNFPRCLFGSASVGEIAILAGGCDLSGNAMSVAELYNSELGAWETLPNMSKTRKMCSAVFMDGKFYVIGGIGGSDLRLLTCGEEYNLQTRTWTEIPNMSPVRTGPDGDIGMPVTAVAPPLVAVVGNELYAADYAEMEVRKYDKDRRIWETVGRLPERADSMNGWGLAFKACGDRLIVIGGPRAAGEGFIEINAWAPRDGPPQWNLLGRQQSGSFVYNCAVMGC; via the coding sequence atgttGGAAGAAAGGTCTTGTCTGGTTTCGAGGAGGTTTACAAGAAACTGTGACAGGGAAACTAGTTGGGCTTGTATGAACTACCGGATAGAAAAGATTGAGATTCAGCAGGGGAAGCGACTTTTAGAATCTGATGGAGATGAAGAAGTTGGAGCTAGAAAATTGCCTAAGCAACTGGCTGCTTGTGAAGACTTAGATTTAGCTCCAACATCGGAAGAAATTGCTGTGATCCCCACTGACCAGTCGGGTAATCAACGTCATGCTGGCGATCATTCAGATTCAAGTTCTCTTATTCATGCCATCGGCCGAGACAACTCAATCAGTGCACTTATTCGGTCCTCCAGATCTGATTATGGCTCTCTAGCATCGTTGAATAGAAGCTTCCGCGAGCTGATTCGTAGTGGCGAGCTTTATAGACTGAGACGACAGAATGGTGTGATTGAACACTGGGTTTATTTTTCTTGTCAACTGCTTGGGTGGGAAGCCTTTGATCCTACAAGTCGTCGTTGGATGCGATTACCAACAATGACTTCGGATGAATGTTTTATGTTCTCAGATAAGGAATCTTTAGCCGTTGGCACCGAGCTTCTCGTGTTTGGCAAAATATTTTCGTCCCTTTTCATATTTCGATACAGTGTTTTGACTAATACCTGGTCATCTGGAATGAATATGAATTTTCCAAGATGCTTGTTTGGGTCAGCTAGTGTCGGGGAGATTGCTATTTTAGCCGGTGGTTGTGATTTATCTGGAAATGCCATGAGTGTTGCGGAGCTGTATAATTCTGAGCTAGGTGCCTGGGAGACACTTCCAAACATGAGTAAAACACGGAAAATGTGTTCAGCTGTATTTATGGATGGGAAATTCTATGTGATTGGGGGAATTGGAGGCAGTGACCTGAGACTTCTTACATGCGGAGAGGAGTATAATTTACAAACTAGAACTTGGACCGAAATACCTAATATGTCTCCTGTGAGGACGGGTCCGGATGGCGACATTGGGATGCCTGTTACAGCTGTGGCTCCCCCTCTTGTGGCAGTAGTAGGCAATGAGTTGTATGCAGCGGATTATGCAGAGATGGAAGTCAGAAAGTATGATAAGGATAGAAGAATCTGGGAAACTGTTGGAAGGTTGCCTGAAAGAGCAGATTCCATGAATGGCTGGGGCTTGGCATTTAAGGCATGTGGTGATCGCCTTATTGTTATTGGGGGCCCTAGAGCAGCTGGTGAGGGATTCATAGAAATCAATGCATGGGCACCAAGGGATGGACCCCCTCAGTGGAACTTGCTTGGGCGTCAGCAGTCTGGTAGTTTTGTATACAATTGTGCGGTGATGGGATGTTGA
- the LOC141713023 gene encoding uncharacterized protein LOC141713023: MNNDRDWMYQRKDSRGFLTRNFINGLENFMQYVISREESMNGTSIQCPCFKCENRQFWNAETVKLHILKKGFVRGYYVWDRHGEPYVARQSGEQSSTHHSNTQGERDDVNLMYNMVIDVAGPNFDPEIPNAEAQKLYDILKSSERELYEGCETSQLSAMAQMLSLKSDHHWSETCYDQTSQFFKGILPQDNIFLDSFYNTKKYMEELGLPSEHIDCCVNGCMIYWGEDINIESCKFCSHARYKTRLNRSKKERKKVPFSRMIYFPLAPRLQRLYASPTTATHMRWHAEHDQEEGVMRHCSDSEEWKQFDRAHPLFSSETRNVRLGLSADGFQPFGATGKQYSSWPIIVTPYNLPPWMCSKEQYLFLSVLVPGPKNPKQKIDVFLQPLIAELKMLWEVGVETWDNSLKQNFRMRAALMWTISDFPAYSMLSGWKTAGHLACPHCAHDHDAYNLSHGGKTTWFDNHRKFLPANHPFQKNKNWFTKGKIVTESAPPVRTGEDVFQEIQSLGLMKITELGGAEHNAKVIKAYNCGWKKRSIFWDLSY, translated from the coding sequence ATGAATAATGATCGGGATTGGATGTATCAAAGAAAAGATAGTCGGGGATTTTTAACTCGAAATTTTATTAATGGGTTGGAAAATTTTATGCAATATGTTATTTCTCGAGAAGAGTCCATGAATGGGACAAGTATTCAATGTCCATGTTTCAAGTGTGAGAATCGTCAATTCTGGAATGCGGAGACCGTGAAATTACATATACTGAAAAAAGGATTTGTGAGGGGTTATTATGTGTGGGATCGACATGGAGAGCCATATGTGGCTAGACAAAGTGGAGAACAGTCCTCCACACATCATTCCAATACCCAAGGTGAAAGAGATGATGTCAACCTAATGTATAACATGGTGATCGATGTTGCTGGTCCAAATTTTGATCCGGAGATTCCAAATGCAGAGGCACAAAAGTTGTATGATATTCTAAAGTCTTCTGAGAGAGAGTTATACGAAGGTTGTGAAACTTCTCAGTTGTCCGCTATGGCTCAGATGTTAAGTTTGAAATCTGACCATCATTGGTCAGAGACATGTTATGATCAGACGTCACAGTTCTTCAAAGGCATCTTGCCCCAAGATAATATATTTCTTGATAGCTTTTACAACACGAAGAAGTATATGGAAGAATTGGGGCTTCCTTCCGAGCATATTGATTGTTGTGTTAATGGATGCATGATATACTGGGGTGAAGACATCAATATAGAGTCATGTAAATTTTGTTCACATGCGAGATACAAAACAAGACTTAACAGATCCAAGAAGGAGAGAAAGAAAGTTCCTTTTAGTAGGATGATCTATTTTCCATTGGCACCGAGATTACAAAGATTGTATGCTTCACCTACGACAGCAACCCATATGAGATGGCATGCtgaacatgatcaagaagaagGTGTGATGCGTCACTGTTCAGACTCGGAGGAGTGGAAACAATTTGATAGAGCACATCCCTTATTTTCCTCAGAGACGAGAAATGTTAGATTGGGGCTTTCTGCTGATGGATTTCAACCATTTGGGGCAACAGGTAAACAATATTCTTCTTGGCCAATTATAGTGACTCCATACAATTTGCCTCCGTGGATGTGTTCAAAAGAGCAATACTTGTTTCTGTCTGTACTTGTGCCCGGGCCAAAAAATCCAAAACAGAAGATAGATGTTTTTCTTCAACCATTGATTGCTGAGTTGAAAATGTTGTGGGAAGTTGGTGTGGAGACATGGGATAATTCTTTGAAACAAAATTTTCGTATGCGAGCTGCATTGATGTGGACTATTAGTGACTTCCCTGCTTATTCAATGTTGTCTGGATGGAAAACTGCTGGCCATTTAGCTTGTCCTCATTGTGCTCACGATCATGATGCATATAATCTTTCACATGGTGGAAAAACTACATGGTTTGATAATCATCGAAAGTTTTTACCCGCCAATCATCCATTTCAAAAGAATAAAAACTGGTTTACAAAGGGAAAGATAGTGACTGAATCTGCCCCTCCGGTCCGAACAGGTGAAGATGTGTTTCAAGAAATTCAGTCACTTGGTTTGATGAAAATTACAGAATTGGGAGGTGCTGAGCACAATGCTAAAGTCATTAAAGCTTACAACTGTGGATGGAAAAAGAGAAGCATCTTTTGGGATTTATCATATTAG